The DNA region GATTTTGAATTTCCCAAAGCATCTCGTAAAAAAACTCGTAGCATGGGTAAAGTATCAAAACTAGCCACTCTAGCTACATCCCAGGCACTAAGTGATGCTAATTTACTAAACCAACAGGATATTTTGAGCAACGGCAAAACCGGTATCGCTTATGGCTCATGTTCAGGTAGTCCTGAACCTCTTTCTGAGCTACTTTCTATTCTTACAGAAGAAAAAATAGGTAATGTAAATGCTACAACATATATTAAAGGTATGAGCCATACCTGTGCTGTCAATCTTGCTTTATTTTTTGGTATAACAGGTCGCTTAATACCAACATCAAGTGCTTGCACATCTAGCAGCCAAGCTATTGGGTATGCCTATGAAAATATTAAATATGGCATGCAAGATATTGTGATAGCAGGAGGAGCTGAAGAATTGTGCTTAAGTCAAGTAGCAATTTTCGATACATTTTTTGCAACAAGTCAAAAAAATGATAATCCAGAACATGTTCCGAGACCTTTTGATAAAGATCGTGATGGTCTAGTGATAGGTGAAGGTGCTACAACCTTAATTTTAGAATCTTTAGAACATGCACAAAATCGTGGTGCTAAAATATATGCTGAAGTCGTTGGATATGGAACAAATTGTGATGCTGAACATGTGACTCAACCAACTGCAGACAAAATACAAATAGCCTTAGAGCTTGCTCTAAAAGATGCAAAAATAAAAGCAGGTGAAGTAGATTATGTTAATGCTCATGGAACATCCACAGAGCTTGGAGATATTGCTGAAAGTATAGCAACCTCAAAAGTTTTTAATAAAGATATGAATATAAGCTCTTTGAAAGGTTATTTCGGACATACATTAGGGGCTTGTGGAGCGTTAGAAGCATGGCTATCTATAGAGATGATGAACAGAGGGTTAATAATACCTAATGTAAACTTACTAGAGGTTGATAATAGATGCGCCAAACTTAATTATTTAAAAAAGCCTAAGAAAACTGATCTGAACTATATTATGTCTAATAACTTTGCTTTTGGAGGAGTTAACACCTCTCTTATATTTAA from Francisella halioticida includes:
- a CDS encoding beta-ketoacyl-ACP synthase; protein product: MKKVVITGMSGITALGNDADSIFSKLLKGKTATQRMPWDHIDGLNTRLAAPINDFEFPKASRKKTRSMGKVSKLATLATSQALSDANLLNQQDILSNGKTGIAYGSCSGSPEPLSELLSILTEEKIGNVNATTYIKGMSHTCAVNLALFFGITGRLIPTSSACTSSSQAIGYAYENIKYGMQDIVIAGGAEELCLSQVAIFDTFFATSQKNDNPEHVPRPFDKDRDGLVIGEGATTLILESLEHAQNRGAKIYAEVVGYGTNCDAEHVTQPTADKIQIALELALKDAKIKAGEVDYVNAHGTSTELGDIAESIATSKVFNKDMNISSLKGYFGHTLGACGALEAWLSIEMMNRGLIIPNVNLLEVDNRCAKLNYLKKPKKTDLNYIMSNNFAFGGVNTSLIFKKF